A genomic region of Pseudomonas frederiksbergensis contains the following coding sequences:
- a CDS encoding M16 family metallopeptidase yields the protein MNALARRAAGLLLSTVCLPLSALAADPQPTHEFTLDNGLKVVVREDHRAPVVVSQIWYKVGSSYETPGQTGLSHALEHMMFKGSEKVGPGEASLILRDLGAEENAFTSDDYTAYYQVLARDRLGVAFELEADRMANLRLPADEFSREIEVIKEERRMRTDDKPMAKAYERFKAMAYPASGYHTPTIGWMADLDRMKVEELRHWYTSWYVPNNATLVVVGDVTPDEVKALAQRYFGPIPKRDVPPAKIPLELAEPGERQITLHVQTQLPSLMLAFNVPSIATAQDKRSVNALRLIAALLDGGYSARIPAQLERGEELISGGASSYDAYSRGDSLFTLSATPNTQKHKTMAQAEAGLWKLLEQLKTTAPSADEVERVRAQVIAGLVYERDSITSQASAIGQLESVGLSWKLMDTELAELQSVTPEDIQKAARTYFTRERLSVAHVLPLPEEAAHE from the coding sequence ATGAATGCTCTAGCCCGCCGCGCTGCTGGCCTGCTGCTCAGCACAGTTTGTCTGCCCCTTTCAGCTTTGGCTGCCGACCCTCAACCGACCCACGAATTCACCCTCGACAATGGCCTCAAGGTCGTCGTGCGCGAAGACCATCGGGCGCCCGTGGTGGTTTCCCAGATCTGGTACAAGGTTGGCTCCAGCTACGAAACCCCGGGCCAGACCGGTTTGTCTCACGCCCTGGAACACATGATGTTCAAGGGCAGCGAGAAAGTTGGCCCCGGTGAAGCGTCGTTGATCCTGCGCGACCTCGGCGCCGAAGAGAACGCCTTCACCAGCGACGACTACACCGCGTATTACCAGGTGCTGGCCCGTGATCGCCTGGGCGTGGCCTTTGAGCTTGAAGCCGACCGCATGGCCAACCTGCGCCTGCCGGCCGACGAGTTCAGCCGCGAGATCGAAGTGATCAAGGAAGAGCGCCGCATGCGCACCGACGACAAGCCGATGGCCAAGGCTTACGAGCGCTTCAAGGCCATGGCCTACCCGGCCAGCGGTTATCACACGCCGACCATCGGCTGGATGGCTGACCTGGACCGCATGAAGGTCGAAGAGCTGCGCCACTGGTACACGTCCTGGTATGTGCCGAACAATGCCACGCTGGTGGTGGTCGGTGACGTAACCCCGGACGAAGTCAAAGCCCTGGCTCAGCGCTACTTCGGGCCGATCCCGAAGCGCGACGTGCCGCCGGCGAAGATTCCGCTGGAACTGGCCGAACCTGGCGAGCGCCAGATCACCCTGCATGTACAGACCCAACTGCCGAGCCTGATGCTGGCCTTCAACGTGCCGAGCATCGCCACTGCGCAAGACAAGCGCTCGGTCAATGCCCTGCGGTTGATTGCGGCGTTGCTTGATGGCGGTTACAGCGCGCGTATTCCGGCACAACTGGAGCGCGGCGAAGAGCTGATCTCCGGCGGTGCGTCGAGCTACGACGCCTACAGCCGCGGTGACAGCCTGTTTACCTTGTCGGCGACGCCGAACACCCAGAAACACAAAACCATGGCCCAGGCCGAAGCCGGTCTGTGGAAACTGCTCGAACAGCTGAAAACCACTGCCCCGTCGGCTGACGAAGTTGAACGGGTGCGCGCTCAAGTGATTGCCGGTCTGGTCTATGAGCGTGACTCGATCACCAGTCAGGCCTCTGCCATTGGTCAGCTGGAAAGCGTCGGTCTGTCGTGGAAGTTGATGGACACCGAACTCGCCGAGCTGCAAAGCGTGACCCCGGAAGATATCCAGAAAGCTGCCCGCACCTATTTCACTCGCGAACGTCTCAGCGTTGCGCATGTACTGCCACTGCCCGAGGAAGCCGCTCATGAGTGA